One genomic segment of Hordeum vulgare subsp. vulgare chromosome 2H, MorexV3_pseudomolecules_assembly, whole genome shotgun sequence includes these proteins:
- the LOC123427037 gene encoding protein STICHEL-like 2 — translation MADLRRHSVSVDVPLSRTLVQLKRVRSLRDPATNSMSKYASPSDSMIWETASSNGAMMEGSRSAHHHLIEEDVDLEAQATMGSERSFRAPNARTASYRKSSVVRIRGLNPPRNKQVHRVRGDGHRKSVDSNHSNHSSLRQLANNIVTNVVEEKEEEEVNSYERALPEKSEEEVKRRSKFKGKSSAAMSHAGSPCMSASEARSVGSRRSTLGHGTEDTRVRSNDVVGSNFSGCGISYCWSGASKYRDLYSDSDGPEQPLLSPEGTEVPFQENVPYTETPRCLSQKFRPRSFSELIGLNVVAQSLLYSSCKGKIAPMYLFHGPRGTGKTSTARIFAAALNCLSLEEQRPCGFCKECVILFSGRSRDVKEIDASKMDRLGRVKALLKSASLVPYSSRFKVFIVDECHLLLEDAWSAIVKSLDEPYRHTVYIMITSDLDSLPRTSVTYCQKFHFPKIKVADIVHRLERICIDEGLEFDHDALHFIAAKSNGSLRDAEIMLDQLSLLGKRVTISLVHELVGLVSDDELIELLDLALSSDTTNTVRRARELMASSVDPLQLVSQLANLIMDILSGRCQSAVTEVSKSFLGRYALADVGIEKLRHALKILSEAEKQLRTSRNKATWVTVALLQFGSAESDIVAETNDMHARSATGYTDDWVSKVNSSSNFCDACNSNKSNCSERHCRRLKLENIWRRAIGKCQSRSAKSFLKKEGILSSVHVTEEVAIAEVGFSHPDHLSRAEKMQSLIQGVLQHVLGFNVEIRFKLVPCAARKDARSKRHSFSLLGCSGRKQELSDSTVTDEDEPVRHGARETPLKGYSSSQQPSPFIVQRVDSKPTVHGSEDDARSTLTSNRSMTDDLTRTCRSETNYSKGASEQGRFDSIQEPDLQPNCFSRTLKLQKRFFSSDAAHTICFRIQPHNKMGFLPKKEFDTYFCTYGPYEQCPRSNSRATYGSRDEDLSIKTSSGFGSNLLCWRGPKQSI, via the exons ATGGCGGACTTGAGGCGCCACTCCGTCTCGGTAGATGTTCCACTGTCAAGAACCTTGGTGCAGCTCAAGCGAGTGAGGTCGCTGCGGGATCCAGCAACAAACTCTATGAGCAAGTATGCATCTCCTTCTGACAGTATGATCTGGGAGACTGCTTCTAGCAATGGAGCCATGATGGAAGGAAGCAGGTCAGCACACCATCATTTGATTGAAGAGGATGTGGATTTGGAAGCCCAAGCTACCATGGGGTCAGAGCGAAGCTTCCGGGCACCAAATGCAAGAACTGCATCTTACAGGAAATCCTCTGTTGTCAGGATCAGAGGCTTAAACCCACCAAGAAACAAGCAAGTTCATCGTGTCCGCGGAGATGGTCACAGGAAGTCGGTGGattctaaccactctaatcatagCTCTCTTAGGCAGCTGGCAAACAATATAGTAACCAACGTagtggaggagaaggaagaggaggaggtgaATTCCTATGAACGGGCGTTGCCGGAGAAGAGCGAGGAAGAAGTGAAAAGGCGTTCCAAATTCAAGGGCAAGTCTTCTGCTGCAATGAGCCACGCCGGCAGCCCTTGTATGTCTGCCAGTGAAGCGCGCTCAGTTGGGTCGAGAAGAAGCACATTAGGGCATGGAACTGAGGACACACGAGTGAGGTCGAATGATGTTGTAGGATCAAATTTCAGCGGATGCGGTATAAGCTACTGCTGGTCAGGAGCATCAAAGTACCGCGATCTTTACTCCGATAGTGATGGTCCAGAGCAACCTCTCTTATCCCCAGAGGGGACTGAGGTGCCATTCCAAGAAAATGTACCATACACTGAGACACCAAGGTGTTTAAGCCAGAAATTTCGCCCTCGATCGTTCAGTGAACTGATTGGCCTCAATGTGGTTGCTCAGTCCCTCTTGTATTCCTCTTGCAAAGGAAAGATTGCTCCAATGTACTTGTTCCATGGCCCCAGGGGTACAGGAAAGACGTCTACGGCACGCATTTTTGCCGCTGCTCTAAATTGCCTCTCTCTGGAAGAGCAAAGGCCGTGTGGGTTCTGTAAAGAGTGTGTCATTCTCTTCTCTGGGAGGAGCAGAGATGTAAAAGAAATTGATGCATCAAAAATGGATCGCTTGGGTCGCGTAAAGGCACTTCTCAAGAGTGCATCTCTTGTCCCATACTCGTCACGCTTCAAGGTTTTCATAGTTGATGAATGCCATCTGTTGCTAGAAGATGCCTGGTCAGCAATAGTGAAGAGTCTTGATGAGCCATACCGGCATACTGTCTACATTATGATTACTTCTGATCTAGATAGCTTGCCTCGCACTTCCGTCACATATTGCCAGAAGTTCCATTTTCCAAAGATAAAGGTTGCAGATATTGTCCACAGGTTGGAGAGAATCTGCATAGATGAAGGGCTAGAATTTGACCATGATGCATTGCATTTCATTGCTGCAAAGTCTAATGGTTCTCTTAGAGACGCTGAAATAATGCTGGATCAACTTAGTTTGCTTGGGAAGAGGGTCACAATTTCTCTTGTGCATGAACTT GTAGGATTGGTGTCTGATGATGAGTTGATTGAATTGCTTGATCTAGCACTGTCGTCGGACACAACTAATACGGTTAGACGAGCTCGGGAACTTATGGCGTCATCAGTTGATCCTCTGCAGCTGGTCTCTCAGCTGGCAAACCTTATTATGGACATTCTCTCAGGACGATGTCAATCTGCAGTCACTGAAGTCAGCAAAAGTTTCTTGGGAAGATATGCGT TGGCAGATGTTGGTATAGAGAAACTAAGACATGCACTGAAAATACTGTCAGAAGCTGAAAAACAGTTGAGGACATCAAGAAACAAGGCCACTTGGGTTACTGTTGCACTTTTGCAGTTTGGCAGCGCTGAATCTGACATAGTAGCAGAAACAAATGACATGCATGCACGTTCAGCAACAGGATATACAG ATGATTGGGTATCCAAGGTAAACTCAAGCTCCAATTTCTGCGATGCGTGTAACAGCAACAAGTCCAACTGTTCTGAGAGACACTGTAGACGGCTGAAGCTTGAAAACATCTGGAGGAGAGCCATTGGGAAGTGTCAATCAAGGTCAGccaaaagttttctcaagaaaGAAGGGATCCTATCATCAGTCCATGTTACCGAAG AGGTGGCTATAGCTGAAGTTGGATTTAGTCACCCGGATCATCTATCAAGGGCAGAGAAAATGCAGAGCCTGATACAAGGAGTACTACAGCATGTTCTCGGGTTCAATGTGGAAATCAGATTCAAACTTGTCCCGTGTGCAGCAAGGAAAGATGCAAGGTCAAAGAGGCACTCATTCAGCCTGCTCGGCTGCTCGGGGCGAAAGCAAGAGCTATCAGATTCAACAGTGACAGATGAAGATGAACCTGTGAGGCATGGAGCAAGAGAAACACCTCTCAAAGGCTACTCCTCTAGCCAGCAGCCATCGCCATTCATCGTGCAACGAGTTGATTCTAAGCCAACAGTTCATGGCTCCGAGGACGATGCCCGGAGCACCTTGACATCAAACAGATCCATGACCGATGACCTGACAAGGACATGTAGGTCGGAGACTAACTACTCCAAGGGCGCAAGTGAGCAGGGTCGTTTCGATAGCATCCAGGAGCCCGACCTTCAGCCGAATTGCTTCTCACGAACATTGAAGCTTCAAAAGAGGTTCTTCTCGTCGGATGCAGCACACACAATCTGTTTCAGGATCCAGCCACACAACAAAATGGGTTTCCTACCTAAGAAAGAATTCGATACATATTTCTGCACATATGGGCCCTATGAGCAGTGTCCAAGATCAAATTCACGAGCTACTTACGGTTCAAGAGATGAAGACTT GTCCATCAAGACTTCTTCTGGGTTTGGTTCGAACCTACTCTGCTGGAGGGGCCCTAAACAGTCGATCTAA